A region of the Phyllopteryx taeniolatus isolate TA_2022b chromosome 9, UOR_Ptae_1.2, whole genome shotgun sequence genome:
TATTGTATGATATCACCCAAGGAAAGTAAGTATGCATTAgaattttgcatttcatcaattttatttgtaatgtgtCTCTTGGATGTGTTTGAAAGTATGCAGAATTCTAGGTGTGCTACTTTCTTATTGCGGTTGTAGTTTGCTTCGCAGTgatgcaaaataaaagaaagaattacaataataaacgtgaaaatgaatacctctgACAGTCAATAGAAAAAGGTATAACATTTGATCGAATCATCTAGATCTGTATTAGATTATCATCTATTGATTTGATGGTTTGTGCATGCACATTTTGGCAGTGTTTGTTTAACTTTGCTATGATCCCCTCTCAGACCCATCGAGACATTGTACAGCAAGAAGTATGGCGCAGATTTGATCCGATACACACATGGAGATTCCCACAGAGTCATCTACAGTTCCAATAAACTGGATGGTAAACAACTCAACATTGCAAATAAGTAAATGTGGAATAATTCAAATATGACTGCACGATGTTGTGGAAcccaatacagtggtgccttgatttaggggtttaattcattctgtgaccacgctcgttcAGTAACTCAAATCACTCATTGCAAATCAActctccccattgaaatgaatggcaatgcTATTAATCAGTTCTGTTGCACGCCCCCCAAAAACCCACCACAATTAATAAAccggttttatgaagtgtaattaattaattcgcTGCCAGCCtttccagttaacatggatatttgacttctaaagccgtcaatggcagtgaatgtgttaagacaaaagtctcacacacacactgtaataCATTGGTGTGTTGTGCCTTTAAATGTCGTGGCTGAGTGAGTGTGTTTGATGTCGGGGAAACTGCTAAATACGGGCTGGTAGAAACCTCAGGCAAGGGCCAGATGAAGTCGGGGTCCCGTCCTGTCCTCCGCGTCAAACACTTTACTCAAGACCGTGGAGCTTATTTAAAACTTGACCACATTTCTTTGGAGTAAGAAAGTTTTCCAATATCCAAAATGTCTTAAGTCCAAAAGGAAAAATAAGCTGGGGTCCGAGTAGTTCTGGTCACAAGGAATTTATTCTTTATCATAGATAACCATATTTGGCCAATCAGTGTGGGTTTACGTCCTAATGGTGTCATGAGGATGACTAATTGGCTACGTGTgagttcttttatttattttttttatttttttattttttttaattaatttgttttgtttttgtttggtttttttaaactagtgTCCTGTCCAGACTTTCCTTGTCTGTGACTCTCTGTTTGTCTCTTAAATGGTGTCACACCTCTCTTGGTTTAATCATCGATCATACCGGAATCCAGGGTTTGTccagcataataataataaaccggTACATTTATGGGTTCAAAAATGGATATAAACGCCAAAAGATTACTGAAAAGGATAGAAAAAAGAAACCACAATTGCTTACAAGTcaaggcaacaaaaacaaaaatcgtcCTAGCGACCCAACTCGTATCTTGAAAACTTTCCAAGTCGGGGCACTTGTAAGTTGAcgtaccactgtatattgttttgtGACTTTTAGATACAATACGTTATCTGTCACTGACTGACAACAAGTACATCAGATATTTCCCCGGTCACACTGCAAGGTGAGTAAATGAACCAcacatttattataaatatatattattatatatatttctcaTTTCACTGTGCACTTATGATTGTGCTCTTACTTGCGTTCGTTTCCGGTAATTGTTTTACAGAGTCACTGCTCTCTCCATGTCACCTGTGGAGGACATGTTTATTTCTGGTTCATTGGATAAGACAATCCGCATCTGGGATCTACGGACTGAAAATGTTCAGGTGAGTCACGTGAAAGCAGACCCAAATTTAAAATGGCCAACAACCAGGATGCACAATATTTTGAGCCACTGTCAGTTTTGGATCTAAGTAGGtcagtgtttttgtgttccAGGGTCTAACAGAGCCCCTCAACAGACCCATTTGTTCCTTTGATCCAGATGGGCTCGTTTTTGCTGTAGGAGTGGATTCACAGTCCATTAAACTGTATGATGTCCGTGCTTTTGCCAAGGTACAGTTGAGGCGAGTTCACAGTGTGTTTAAACTCTTGACAAGTGATTTTGTATGACTTGTTTGTGTGAAAAGGGTCCATTTAATTCGTTTGAAATGATGCTGAATCGCGCCTGTGGATGGACCGGGCTGAAGTTCAGCAATGATGGGAAACAGATTCTCATCTCAACCAATGGGGGGATGATCTGCGTCGTCAACGCTTTCACTGGAGATGTGATGCACAAATTTTCTGTAAGACCCTGACATGCCTGCTAAAAAATGATGCAATCACTATGAAACATGATATTCTATTGGAACTTGTGTATTGTTGTTCATTTCAAGGGCTACAACAACAGCAGAGGCTTAAACCTGGAGGCATGTTTCACCCCCGACTCCCAGTTTGTCATGATCGGTAAAATCTTTTCTTTacatttctctccctctctctctctccaagtTTTTCTATGTGCCTTTAACACACCTTCCCCTACCTTTGTAGGCTCAGAGGACGGGAGAGTCCATGTTTGGAGCACAGAGAACAAGATGAAGGTCGCTGTGCTGGATGGCAAACATCCGGGACCTATCAGCGCCATGCAGTTTAACCCCAGATACATGACTTTTGCCACTGCCTGCAGCAATATGGTGAGATAATACACAATGCATCATTATTAGACCCTGCATACAACAGCTAATTTGCCGTAGGTGCTGTATGTTAACGGATATTGGTGTTCACTGGGGTTTAAACAGGGCAGCATGTAGCTGGTCTGTTCAGTCCCTAATATGCATAGGAACCTGCATTAGTCTATATGTTGCTTCAGGTTCTTTGTAATGCTGTCCTCTTTTCTTGTCCTCTCCACAGACATTTTGGCTCCCGAGTGTTGATGACATGTAAAGATGCAACTATGGTTTTCCATGAAACTATTTTACTTTGTAATGTGTGCGTACAATGTGCCAACATCAGACACTTTAATGCTTCCTTTGAACCTTTTTTAACCTCAGGCTAATGTTGGCAAAAGTCATGTATGCTGTTTGTTTTATGACGTTTTacctaaaagtatttttttaaatttaaacatcaagtttttttatatatatatatatatatatgtgtatatatattgtattagcACAGTTTAATTTTTATCAgtgttttttcattgaaatgtaataacctttattgtgaaaaaaataaatgctttttgttttttaattttgtgataaTCCTGGCCTATGATTATTGAAAAACTGCAAATCATACATAAGGATTAACTTTTCCACTGACAAAAGagaaatatttagttttgttgacttcaaattatgtttaaaaaatctTCAGTAATTGTCAATACTTTAtgtacattttccccaaaataactcccaataataaaaaaaaaaagcgatacTTAAATAATAGATAATACGTCCTCAAAATCTTCCCACAGACGAAAGATAAACAATTTTGTGATCTGTGTGTggtatatactgaaataatgatataATATTGCTTCAAGcagatttaacaaaataaaataaaaaatactactACTTTTGGACTTCTATTACAGGGGGAACTCAATTATTTATCCACCAACAAATTGACCAACTGTTGATTTTTATAAATtggtatttaaaaagaaaaacaatttcagctctattaaaaaaaaaaaaaaaaaaaagttagattttGATTActaaaacatttgtaattttaaaagtgCAAGAGGTTATCCTCAAACATATTTCATTAGCttgaatctttgtgtgtgtgtgtgtgtgtaagggtgGGAGGCTGTTCatataaaaaatgtatgaatgCTTGGGTTATGTACTCACCACTGTATGAATAATACACGATCCTGTCACAGGTAACCTCGCTAGTacacacttttgtgtgtgtgcccatACATTAAATGTGAATGAGCACATTGCGTTAATTTATTATTAGATTTTTGGATAGCGATGCTAGTTTGCAAAGCATTTGACCCCAACCTGCTTGGTGTGCGGTCCCCCTTTtgcaccctgtgtgtgtgtgtgtgtgtgaatgtggatAGGAATGATGTACAGTAGGAGCgtgtttttactgtatatattgattTGGGAATGTATTAGGAAGGCTGCGCAAGTTGTCTGCACAGTTGACATTCGACTAAATGGCTAACTCGACAGCTAGTCGACAATCTTGATTATAAAAGGAGAAGAATGCAACGTACAACGCAAATAAATACAGCTACCAAACAACTaccaagtataaaaaaaattagccttcaaaatcgtgaaaaatcaagccgttgTCTCCGCTCTCAACTTTGTGGGCGTGTCCGCGGAATGCCCACAAGCTACTGAAAAATGGAAGCTATTTTGTCGTGAGACTTTCTTATGCTTACACATTCTTACACGTAGCAgcgaaaatatatccgcttaacgcctctggtggctggaatatatccagCCAGGTTGTTGCGGGGCTTTCCACGCCTCGACGAGACACTAGCTACCAGCTAGCTTATGCGCTAACACTGTTCTGAGGCTCCTCTCGGCAGCGAATTTCCCTTGTTGGGAAATGTAAATAACAACATCGAGCTggtctgtaaattgtggcatacaggtaagatgcattttcggggtgtaggcatagctaccTAGCTAAATGCATGCTATAGTGGTAGAAAAGAGTCTAGTAATAATAACTAAGCAACTTGCAATTGCGCCAGATAACTGCTGATGTGAATGAAGGCGCTCCAGTGTTtatattgtggggggggggggggggg
Encoded here:
- the LOC133483269 gene encoding WD repeat-containing protein 82-like, whose translation is MKITDSVLRSFRVARTYRENSDKVNCLEYSPNGENAISSSDDDRIVLYDITQGKPIETLYSKKYGADLIRYTHGDSHRVIYSSNKLDDTIRYLSLTDNKYIRYFPGHTARVTALSMSPVEDMFISGSLDKTIRIWDLRTENVQGLTEPLNRPICSFDPDGLVFAVGVDSQSIKLYDVRAFAKGPFNSFEMMLNRACGWTGLKFSNDGKQILISTNGGMICVVNAFTGDVMHKFSGYNNSRGLNLEACFTPDSQFVMIGSEDGRVHVWSTENKMKVAVLDGKHPGPISAMQFNPRYMTFATACSNMTFWLPSVDDM